Genomic window (Helianthus annuus cultivar XRQ/B chromosome 3, HanXRQr2.0-SUNRISE, whole genome shotgun sequence):
AACTTTCCTTATATTGTTTTCTCTTTTTAGGCATCAGAACCAAGAAGCTATGATATTATTCGAGAAGAATATCACAGTGCTCGGTTGCAAGCTATTAGTGCCAAAGAAAGAAAGGATAAGAAAGGCCAAGAACAATCTGGTCAAATAATTCGTAAACTTAAACAAGAGATGGCTGCCCTAGGTTAGTTCAAGTTTATATTTGATGTCGTACAATTTCATTTCCGTGTATACATTATGTAATGCGAATACTGCATGCAGGTATATCAGTTGATACATTAGCTGCCGAGTTTGAGAGTCGTCATCGTGCCATTGAGAACCAAAACGTTGAAGCTGTTACGGGTGGAGAAGATGGTTGCATAGAGTCTACAGTCGAGCAGGTGGGCCCGCAAGATAAAGAAACAGTTACAGAGAGTTGCTCTACGCAGGATGTTTTGCTAAGTGTTCGCAGTCAAGATGGAAGTgttgcagatgaggactcaggaGATATTGAGCTTGGTGATATGTTTCTAGAAGATTCATCGTCTGATCAAGTTTTGCCACCGGAGATTGTGGAGTTGCAAAAGAAGGAGAAAATGAAAGAGTTAACAAGTGAAAAGAACTTGGAAAAGTTGGAGGGAATTTGGAAGAAGGTGATGCTTGCTTTCATGAGTTTGTTTTGGTGATAAAAGTGTTTCAGATTATGCTAATTTTTCGTGAGTTATGTTTATGGGGTGTTTATTAGAGGCGGCAACTGTGGGAAGGTTCGGCGGGTTGGATAATATGTCAAATAGAGTCATTTTTGGCACAGATCAGGTTAGGTTGATCCGGAATACTAGCTGTCCAGGTTCTTTAAAATTTGCAGCTAAAGTTAATgtcaaatatgattacaaaatGTATAATATTTCAGCAGTGGGAGGTTCAatgggaacactaaaaaagtaaaagtggggaaccgactcaaacgaactccgatttgactcattccagcggcattGGAGCCGGCTCGACGAaccctataatatatatatatatatatatttagggttagggtttagctttaagaatttagggtttggcttttagggtttatcaTTTGGATCTAGAGccttagggtttagggtttagctttaggttttaGCCTTTAGGATTTATAGTTTaaattttacggtttagcttatgTTTTTGTCTtatggtttagctttagggtttaggatttAGAGTttctagttagggttcgacgagccggttccaatgcCGCTTCCagtcggagttcgtttgagtcggttccccacatTTTTAGTGTTCCCCATTAAACCCAAACCTTTTTCAGTAATAAtctaatttttaattttttttaatatattagtgTAGAAGGTTTACTTTTAACTTGTTTTGACTCATTTGACCTGTTTTCTAATTAGCTACTTCCTTTTATCACACATGTTTGACTTGTTAGAGAGAAACATAACTCAAGTTGATCTCATAAGTAAATGGTTTTAAATTGCCGCCTTTATTGTTTGTGTTGCCTCCATCTACCTTTTCTTTCTAGATTATCAGTTGCTTCATCACACTTTTCTATGATATATAACAATTTGCGGAACATAGATAGGGTAACACAAGCTACGGTGTGGATAGTACACGAAAACAAAAGATGTTCAATTCAGACGTGTAGAACGTAATGGAACAAGTAGATAGTACAATTCAGTTTCTAACAGTTGTTATAATATAGGGGGACCCACTAAAGATTCCTAAGGCCATTCTTCAACTACTTTGTCAAAGATCTGGATGGGAGGCACCGAAATATAATAAAGTACAAGGCACAAGAGATGGAAGTAGTTACACTGTCAATGTGATACGTAAAGCTAGCGGCAGGGGTAAGAATAGAAAAGTTGGAGGACTAACTACTGTCCAATTACCTACTCCTGGAGAAGCATTTGAAACTGCTGAGGTATAGTTTAAATTATTCGAGTCATTGATGTTATAAATTTACAATAAATATTTTTGCATGATTGTTTGTGGTTCACCAGTCATGCTTTTTTAGTACATGTAATGTTGTTTATTTGTAGTTATGATAATGCAAATTCTTATTGGTTAATCTATTATAAAATTATCTATTGACTTTTTGGGGAAAAATGAGATTACTGGTACATTTTTATCTGGATTATTAAACCTATTCCAGTCAGGTAACAGTTTGAGTTTTGTTTTCTATATTTGATTAGGGGTGTATTAATATGCCATTTTCGTCATTTTAAAGGCATGGCTAACGGGCACTATGTTTTTAATGCTTATGAACATcttattttgtttctttttctatACTTTGACTTGCTCAGTTCAGATTTGTAATTTTTATCTAAATCTAATAACTATGAGAACACTTTTTTTCATTCTAAGCTGAGAGGAGAATCCAACATTTAACAATAAAACCTATTCTTACCCTCATTGTCAATTCTTATTTAACACATGCTCTTCGATAATGAAAATTCTTTTctgttaatatttaaaaaaaatatctatTTTCATTTTTGGAAATATAAGATCCGTAGGCCTTTTTCTAGTCACATGACAGTTTGATTTGTGACATGTCTTAAATCTGATAAATTTGAAATCACTGCTTTTCATTCTAACATGGCTGGAGAATCTAATTTCTGATACTTTTCTGTTTAGGATGCACAAAATAGAGTCGCTGCATATGCTTTGTATCAGCTCTTCCCTGACCTACCTGTACACTTGATGATGACAGATCCCTATGCATCACTTGTTCTACAATGGCTGGAAGGTAAATTTCGGACATCCGGACCACAACCGAATTTGTAAAAATGAACGTTAGAATACTTAAAGTTACTTAACAATATTTTCTTTTCAAATAAATCGGTATTCACTTGGGTCTATGATCTCGTTTCAATATACCAATAAGTTTTAAAACTTGCAGGGGACTTATCAGGAAATGTGAAAAACATTGAAGTAGACAGACGGGCCGGTTTTGTGGATTTTTTGCTTAACAGTGATGCTTCCGATGCTGTTGTTTCTGAGGATCTGTTGGATACTTCTAGACAAATTGATTCTCAAATATCTCATGTTCAAGAAGATACAAGTGCACGAGATGCTGGATTTGATAAAATTGCTGAAAGTATGTTTTTGATCTTTTTATAAAAAAGTATATTTCTGCTTACAAAAGCTACCTAACTGTCTAGCGGACCAGCGGTAGAGTGGGTCTAGCTTGAATTATCTTTTGAGCATATTTAGgcaagagtaaaatgccattttcgtccctgtggtttggccagttttgcgactttcgtccaaaggtttgttcttccgtatctggatccaaaaggtttgaaatcttgccattttcatccggttCGTTAACTCCATCCTTTTTTCTCCGTCAAGTCAGGGGTATCTCTGTTTTTCTGGTTAACTTAaaaggcaattcggtctttttcactttatgtaaaaagaccgaatacccctaGAGAAGGCCAAATTTCCCTTTAAGTTCACAAAAAAGttagaaatacccctgacttaacgagccggatgaaaatggcaaaattttaaaccttttggatccagatgcggaaaaacaaacatttggacgaaaatagcaaaactggccaaacctcagggacaaaaatggcttCTTACTCTTTAGGCAATCTCCaagttttctttcttttttcatGTTTTTTAGGAAATGATACAGCAAGTACGGTGATATCTTTTCACTCTAGTCTATGTTAGTTTCCTCCTTTTTTTGCATCTAGTACAATGGTTAGGAAAGTCACTCAAAAGATAAGATCAAatgcataaatatatatattttttcaagtaCCAAAAGGTATTAACTTTTAACTGGTACAGCGCCTTCTATTTATCCATTTTGCAGGCACCGACTATCATAAACAGGTGGAGAGTTCTTATCTTAAAAAGCAACAAGAGAGTAAAAGAAAGATGAAGAAGTATGAGGTTAGCATATTTACACTTTGTGAACTTTTTGTTCGCTTGTTTTAAGATGACAAtgtgtttgaactttgatcactTATACCTCTAGACTTTCTGAAAACGCAAGTACTTGTTGTGTACTTGTGTTTGATCACTTATACCGTTGTTTCTGCAGGACATGTTAAAATCTAGAGCCACACTCCCTATTGCTGAATTGAAAGGCGAGATTTTGCATCGGTTAAAAGACAATGATGTCCTTGTTATTTGTGGAGAAACAGGATGTGGAAAAACAACTCAGGTGAAAATTAAAGCTTTGCTGATTTTACTGCTTTGTCCGATGTTTATTTTGTGCTTACTACTTACATTATACAAGACAAACATTAACTGGTGTTTCATGTAGGTGCCTCAATTTATCTTGGATGACATGATCGAGCAGGGACATGGTGGAATTTGTAACATCGTGTGCACGCAACCAAGGAGAATAGCGGTTAGTCAACACTTTGTAATATTATACATGCACATAGTTAAATTGGGGCATATAAGACCTGTGCAATATGTAGTAAAACTGGAACACATTTGTTTTATAGGCGATTTCTGTTGCTGAAAGAGTTGCAGATGAGCGTTGTGAATCTTCACCAGGTTCTAAAGATTCTTTGGTTGGTTATCAAGTACGTCTTGATAGTGCCAGGTGACTGAAATAGACCACTTCTATGTTTCCTTTTTTGCCCCCACATTCTCACTTTCATGATTAGCGGTAGAACTTACTGATATGTTGCACAATCTTTTCTGTTTCCAGAACTGAGAGAACAAAACTTCTGTTTTGTACAACTGGCATTCTGTTGAGGATGATTGTGGTATGCTTTTCCTTCTAAGTGGAGTGTTTGCTATTTGAATTTGTTCTACTTGCAGCTGCAGATCATATGCATGCTTTACTTATACTTTTTACCTAAGCAGTTAATATTGGTGATATATCGATTatcggtccccatgtaaaatattggtgtcaaatatcggtcagaatatcctactgatattatcggcgatattgaccgatatttgaccgaaATATCACTGATTTTCCCtatatcagtacctttcttcttagttccaCCAATCGTctttcttattgctgctattagtgttttaagtcttaattgttagtgttaaatgttagtgttttaagtcttaatcagttcctactgctagaattgttagtgttttgcaagttgcaaaaggttaaattgttaatggtaggagactatactgaattgttagtgttaaattgctatatataaaaattctgcatgatattaaaattaccgatatcctaccgtgataacctatatctcaaacaTCGGTCATTGACCGATAtacgatattttaccgcattaactgcacaGCTTTGAACACTCCTGTGGTTTGTCAAATAAATATAACCAATTGGATATGCTTTCAAATGTAGTAAGTAGGTGTTATGTGCCAAAATAAGTAGAAGGGCCTCAATGTAATTGTTCTATAGTGTAGGGGGCTATTGGTTAGTTCGTGGCTATATAGTTGGGTGTGTTGTAACAGATGGATCTATCGATAAATTGATAAGGGTTCTCCCTCTTCTTCTGTGTTTCTTCCTTTCTTTTATCGATCTATCCTGATTACCATTTCTGATCATAACAGTAGGCTGGGCCACCCCTTTTTTAACTGCGATAAATCTAGTATTCCCACTTTTGGTAATTATATTTGTAAAACTTTAGAGATTATATTGAGGTTATTAttcaattttatttaaaaaacttCTATAATAGAGTATTTCTGTTATAGTATCAGGATTGTTTGTTGATATAGAGGTGTATCTTAGCAGATACTTGACGTTTTAatcttttattacttttttttttcaatttcaaacTGCAGGGAAACAAAAGCTTTGCTGATATAACTCATGTCATAGTTGATGAAGTGCACGAACGGTCTCTCTTGGTGAGTCAGTGAGATTACAGTTTGTATAAGATCTAATTTGTTTGTTGCTACATCAATTTTCTTATGTCTGATTTCTATAACTCTCTCCTTTGTTACAGGGTGATTTTCTACTAATAATTTTGAAGAATTTTATTGAGAAGCAATCTGCCCAACGCACACAACAAAAGCTGAAAGTAATCCTTATGTATGTTTAGACGAAAAATGATATTTTTCCATCAATGCTGATATGTTTAACATGTATGCTGCAAATTTCAAAGTGTCATAAGTATGATGTCATTGAATTGATGTGTGCTCAGGTCTGCAACAGTGGATTCACAACTTTTTTCACATTACTTTGGTGACTGCCCTGTTATTCATGCACAAGGCCGAACACATCCTGTGACGACCCACTTTCTTGAGGACATTCATGAAACTATTGACTACCGACTTGCTTCAGATTCCCCAGCTTCTTTGAGATCTGATATACCAAGGCAAAAGGTACTGTTACCCCTTGCATGAATGCTCACGTCTAAAGATATTCTTTAGAACTCATTGGGTCTATACCGTAAATGTTTGAGTTCAAATGGGTAAAAGTGGAAAAGGTGAAAAGGTAGCCTCGTCAATCGTCATGCACACATTCATTTTCATTAATTTGTGTATGTTTGTAAAATTGTCTTTGAGTTGTGATTCTTTGAACCATAGTTATCAAAAGCGAGCGCCTTGTGCGCCTAGGCGCAATTTTCAGGCGAGGCGCAATTATTGCGCTTGTTTAGACGCGATTCCCAGATTCTGATGGCTTCCGACCACTTTCTGTAAATTCCGGCAAGATTCTGAAATAAACTCAGGCTTAGGCAGCCGCCTTTAGCGTAGAGGAGGAGAGATGGAGTAAAATGGGTCAAAGACAGCAGCTGCTCGTGGTGTTCTGGTGGCCGGAGACCAGAGTTTAAGGTGGCCGGAGATCAGAGTTGCAGGGTAGTGagagagaaggaagaagaaacgTTGAGGGGTAAAGGACAGGAAAGGGGAGAGAGAGACAtacaaaaagaaataaaaacaaaCCTTTTAAGTGGGTAATGGGTTACTGTTTAAAACTGTGTTAAAAGTGACTGAACATGTGTGCAGACTGAAATAATAAAAAGAGTGAACATATGTGTAAAGTGTAAACTGAACAGTGACTAATTACAAGCATAGGGCTAGGGCTAGGCTAGTCTTACAAAgcatattatatattttttattttctttatatgTGTGCTTTTTTTTTCTCGggccctcgctttttttgcgcctagcgcctaggccccaggcgaggcctatgcgccttaaGTGCGCCTAGCGTCCTTGATTACTATGCTTTGAACATTAATACATGTGTGTCTCATGTTTTGATGAAATTATTTACTTACTTAAAAGGCTATGTCAGTGGGCTATGTCACAAGAGTTTTACATATTTAACCCTTTAACTTTGTTAATTTACATGTTTTAGTCTTTCTACTTTAACTTTCTTAATAGTTAATATACATATTTAGTCCCTCtgctttaatatttttttttcccAAACTTTGCTTATGTACATGTTACCCTTCTACATCAACTTTGCTAATATACATAATTAGTCCCTCTACTTTAATTTCGTTTAGTGTTTTCTTTTTCTCACTAACGTGATGAACCAAACTCACCCCAACCGAAAGTATTGTTACCGGTATCGGTATTATCAGAACTAATATCTTTTTTTGCTTTTAATATTTCATCTTtttcgtgttttttttttttttttctgatacTTACGTTGGCGTTACAATATTCTTTTCCCCATGGTTCTACGTTATCTCTTTCTATTGCTATACCGAGTGTTTGTACTGTACTGATAATCAAACTCCCGTCGCAATTCGCGGGGTAAAATTACTTGTTGAAACTAATAAAACGTTGACGTACTATCCATTATATTTGTTTGCAAGTATATATCTTGGAGACCGGATTATGTTGTAACCTTTGTGCTTTTCTTCTTATTAGCTATTTCTTTGAACTTGATAACTTCAGGGTGCTGCTGTTGATAATCACAGGGGAAAGAAAAATCTTGTTTTATCTGCATGGGGTGATGAATCTGTTTTATCCAAAGGCTATTCAAACCCGTATTATGTTCCAGAAAACTATCAAACATACAGTGAGCAAACTCAGCAAAATCTGGTAAATGTTCTTAACGATATTTAGGAAAATTTTAACAGACTTGTGGAATTTGCTATTACAAGTTCTGTAACCTTCTGAACAGAAAAAGTTGAACGAAGATGTTATTGATTATGATCTTCTTGAGGACCTGATTTGTCATGTTGATGAAACTTACCCCGAGGGTGCAATATTGGTCTTTCTACCGGTAAGTCCCTTGATTAATGATGTTACGTCCTATATGTGTTCTTATTAAGAGGATGGGTTAAATTTGTTAAACTgcaacagggagtttctgaaattCACACATTGCTTGACAAGTTAGCCGCTTCTTATCAATTCCGTGGGGTAGCATCTGGATGGCTTCTACCATTGCATTCAAATATTGCATCATCTGAGCAGAAAAGAGTGTTTCTAAGACCTCCTGATGATATCCGTAAGGTAAATACACCGTACTTCACTATTGGTTTTGGAATATGACTTTATAGTTTATAAGGAGGACAGAGAAAACAAAGGCATGGTGAAATAAAGCATCTGCAAATTGCTGGAAAAAATTTGGGATAAATTCTTTTGTTATATTATATTAGGGCTGCAAACTaaccgaacgaacacaaacaagaccttgttcgtgttcgccTGTTAAGGAAATATACGTGGTCACGAAGTGTTCATGAATACTTacagaacgagattttatgttcgtgttcattcattaaggaaaagaacttgttcgtgttcgtttgttaattttaggcaacaaaCGCAAACGAtttatgaacacaaatggaaacaaacgaacacaaacacgCGTTTATGAACTGAATATATAATACATTGATAtttcttaaatattttatttttcgaAACTTTGAattatttaaattaaaaataaaaactaaaaacattaATGAACTATTGAACACAAGTGAACGTTAAccaacacgttaccgaacgttcacgaacacaaatgaacgaacgcggcctttgttcatgttcgttcatttattaaacgaacgaacacaaacgaacatccCGCCGAACGATTCACGGACTTAGCTAAACGTTCAGTTTGTTTGCAGCCCTATATTATATGGTTACCTCCCGGTTGTTATTAGGGTAACTAGTACTGATTAGAGAACCGAAGTAAGAGAAACCAGTATACTTACAGCTGTTGTGTAAAAGGGTTAGGGCAACCACAGTACCACACTGAAAAATCCGTGAATCGTTCTGATTTGTCAGTTAAGTGAGCCACATTTTTTACTTTTCTGTTTGGTCAAGCGAACCGGAAAATATGTTGGTTCCAGTTCATGATTACGAGGATTGACTGTTAACTGAAAAAGCAAAATTTCTA
Coding sequences:
- the LOC110928844 gene encoding DExH-box ATP-dependent RNA helicase DExH7, chloroplastic isoform X2, translating into MAPKKKQQQQQQQKQKQKSSSSSKNKPQSSTGPKLQISAENENRLRRLLLNSGRSTADPVHEDSNLTKAQKAKKLHSVYEKLSCEGFTDDHIERALSHLKESATFEAALDWLCLILPPNELPLKFRSSTAALPSDGGSVGIISTARDDWAPLPDSSVATEHEIEEISFKSKVQRKVDTLDSFQQSQADWIRQYMEQQEEDEYESWEDAAVDEASEPRSYDIIREEYHSARLQAISAKERKDKKGQEQSGQIIRKLKQEMAALGISVDTLAAEFESRHRAIENQNVEAVTGGEDGCIESTVEQVGPQDKETVTESCSTQDVLLSVRSQDGSVADEDSGDIELGDMFLEDSSSDQVLPPEIVELQKKEKMKELTSEKNLEKLEGIWKKGDPLKIPKAILQLLCQRSGWEAPKYNKVQGTRDGSSYTVNVIRKASGRGKNRKVGGLTTVQLPTPGEAFETAEDAQNRVAAYALYQLFPDLPVHLMMTDPYASLVLQWLEGDLSGNVKNIEVDRRAGFVDFLLNSDASDAVVSEDLLDTSRQIDSQISHVQEDTSARDAGFDKIAESTDYHKQVESSYLKKQQESKRKMKKYEDMLKSRATLPIAELKGEILHRLKDNDVLVICGETGCGKTTQVPQFILDDMIEQGHGGICNIVCTQPRRIAAISVAERVADERCESSPGSKDSLVGYQVRLDSARTERTKLLFCTTGILLRMIVGNKSFADITHVIVDEVHERSLLGDFLLIILKNFIEKQSAQRTQQKLKVILMSATVDSQLFSHYFGDCPVIHAQGRTHPVTTHFLEDIHETIDYRLASDSPASLRSDIPRQKGAAVDNHRGKKNLVLSAWGDESVLSKGYSNPYYVPENYQTYSEQTQQNLKKLNEDVIDYDLLEDLICHVDETYPEGAILVFLPGVSEIHTLLDKLAASYQFRGVASGWLLPLHSNIASSEQKRVFLRPPDDIRKIIIATNIAETSITIDDVVYVIDCGKHKENRYNPRKKLSSMVEDWISRANARQRRGRAGRVKPGICFCLYTRYRFEKLMRPFQLPEMLRMPLVELCLQIKLLSLGRIMPFLQKALEPPTEEAITSAISLLYEVGAVEGDEELTPLGHHLAKLPVDVLIGKMMLYGGIFGCLSPILSISAFLSYKSPFIYPKDERHAVERAKLALLTDKSGGATDLDNGERQSDHLIMMIAYKKWEKILRENGSNAAERFCKSYFLSSSVMYMIRDMRVQFGTLLADIGLIELPKNYQNGGKWKEKLDSWFSDTSQTFNVYSNHLSVVKALLCAGLYPNVAATEQGISEKALNSLRQSAGPTTDDSNVWFDGRRVVHIHPSSVNSNSKTFQHPFLVFLEKVETTKVFLRDTTITSPYSILLFGGSMNIQHQTGLVIIDGWLKMAAPAQTAVLFKELRLTLHSILKELIRKPQTANIAENNVIQSIVHLLLEEDKPTR
- the LOC110928844 gene encoding DExH-box ATP-dependent RNA helicase DExH7, chloroplastic isoform X1, which translates into the protein MAPKKKQQQQQQQKQKQKSSSSSKNKPQSSTGPKLQISAENENRLRRLLLNSGRSTADPVHEDSNLTKAQKAKKLHSVYEKLSCEGFTDDHIERALSHLKESATFEAALDWLCLILPPNELPLKFRSSTAALPSDGGSVGIISTARDDWAPLPDSSVATEHEIEEISFKSKVQRKVDTLDSFQQSQADWIRQYMEQQEEVDEYESWEDAAVDEASEPRSYDIIREEYHSARLQAISAKERKDKKGQEQSGQIIRKLKQEMAALGISVDTLAAEFESRHRAIENQNVEAVTGGEDGCIESTVEQVGPQDKETVTESCSTQDVLLSVRSQDGSVADEDSGDIELGDMFLEDSSSDQVLPPEIVELQKKEKMKELTSEKNLEKLEGIWKKGDPLKIPKAILQLLCQRSGWEAPKYNKVQGTRDGSSYTVNVIRKASGRGKNRKVGGLTTVQLPTPGEAFETAEDAQNRVAAYALYQLFPDLPVHLMMTDPYASLVLQWLEGDLSGNVKNIEVDRRAGFVDFLLNSDASDAVVSEDLLDTSRQIDSQISHVQEDTSARDAGFDKIAESTDYHKQVESSYLKKQQESKRKMKKYEDMLKSRATLPIAELKGEILHRLKDNDVLVICGETGCGKTTQVPQFILDDMIEQGHGGICNIVCTQPRRIAAISVAERVADERCESSPGSKDSLVGYQVRLDSARTERTKLLFCTTGILLRMIVGNKSFADITHVIVDEVHERSLLGDFLLIILKNFIEKQSAQRTQQKLKVILMSATVDSQLFSHYFGDCPVIHAQGRTHPVTTHFLEDIHETIDYRLASDSPASLRSDIPRQKGAAVDNHRGKKNLVLSAWGDESVLSKGYSNPYYVPENYQTYSEQTQQNLKKLNEDVIDYDLLEDLICHVDETYPEGAILVFLPGVSEIHTLLDKLAASYQFRGVASGWLLPLHSNIASSEQKRVFLRPPDDIRKIIIATNIAETSITIDDVVYVIDCGKHKENRYNPRKKLSSMVEDWISRANARQRRGRAGRVKPGICFCLYTRYRFEKLMRPFQLPEMLRMPLVELCLQIKLLSLGRIMPFLQKALEPPTEEAITSAISLLYEVGAVEGDEELTPLGHHLAKLPVDVLIGKMMLYGGIFGCLSPILSISAFLSYKSPFIYPKDERHAVERAKLALLTDKSGGATDLDNGERQSDHLIMMIAYKKWEKILRENGSNAAERFCKSYFLSSSVMYMIRDMRVQFGTLLADIGLIELPKNYQNGGKWKEKLDSWFSDTSQTFNVYSNHLSVVKALLCAGLYPNVAATEQGISEKALNSLRQSAGPTTDDSNVWFDGRRVVHIHPSSVNSNSKTFQHPFLVFLEKVETTKVFLRDTTITSPYSILLFGGSMNIQHQTGLVIIDGWLKMAAPAQTAVLFKELRLTLHSILKELIRKPQTANIAENNVIQSIVHLLLEEDKPTR